One Brassica napus cultivar Da-Ae chromosome C4, Da-Ae, whole genome shotgun sequence genomic region harbors:
- the LOC125585876 gene encoding uncharacterized protein LOC125585876, which translates to MGVNRGIFGGIRKVSIRLYWNSISNVVNVESRIYKGKNGEQVEKVETSKMVTSLDKTEEVMGHGVGDAVTETMEFNGTETDVEGKEEAKADEDEFQALTDGEVETVQVDTREPKNVENEQGGIGDQSVQAEDDEKKKGARKALFKKTTAITMGTSKMRFVQAVLSPRKNAHAKPGKRHGGGDGARQTEDKGPLNPKPSSSKPWIKSQEVLWSDKWWGWGVFHYFLSISSMSISLLLGIGVLWHCFGRWVYVFLVLLVLVLCWNKLGAFIASTISSRSWLIGTVSLFVMYWFIWTLRFWFWDVSHTTRKQRHTEGKNRRYVRYYGGKLVLGISRWFNEMGGD; encoded by the exons ATGGGTGTCAACAGAGGGATCTTTGGAGGAATAAGGAAAGTTTCGATTCGGCTCTACTGGAATTCGATTTCGAATGTAGTCAATGTCGAATCACGAATATACAAAG GGAAAAATGGTGAACAAGTGGAGAAGGTGGAGACTAGCAAGATGGTAACTAGTCTGGACAAGACTGAGGAAGTGATGGGTCATGGAGTTGGCGATGCTGTCACAGAAACTATGGAGTTTAATGGAACTGAGACAGATGTGGAGGGTAAGGAAGAGGCTAAGGCTGATGAGGATGAATTTCAGGCACTCACAGATGGGGAGGTGGAAACGGTCCAAGTGGATACGAGGGAACCTAAGAACGTGGAGAATGAGCAGGGGGGGATTGGTGATCAGAGTGTTCAAGCAGAGGAtgatgagaagaagaaaggagcacGTAAGGCGTTGTTCAAGAAAACAACGGCGATCACAATGGGGACTTCTAAGATGAGGTTTGTTCAGGCAGTGCTTTCACCACGGAAGAATGCTCATGCTAAGCCAGGCAAGAGACATGGAGGAGGAGATGGAGCAAGACAGACAGAGGATAAGGGccccttaaaccctaaaccttcctCTTCCAAACCGTGGATCAAATCTCAAGAAGTACTGTGGTCTGATAAGTGGTGGGGTTGGGgagtttttcattattttttatcaataagcTCTATGAGCATTTCTTTGTTGTTGGGAATTGGGGTTTTATGGCATTGTTTTGGCCGATGGGTTTATGTTTTCCTAGTGCTTTTGGTTCTGGTCTTATGTTGGAATAAACTTGGTGCTTTTATTGCTTCTACTATCTCTTCTCGGTCATGGCTGATAGGGACTGTGAGTCTTTTCGTAATGTATTGGTTTATCTGGACGTTGCGGTTTTGGTTTTGGGATGTTtctcacactacaagaaaacagcggcatactgagggaaaaaatcgtcggtatgtc AGGTATTACGGAGGTAAATTGGTGTTGGGGATTTCGAGATGGTTTAATGAGATGGGTGGAGATTAG